Proteins encoded together in one Anaerotignum propionicum DSM 1682 window:
- a CDS encoding transporter substrate-binding domain-containing protein: MKKFLKGILATTMVFAMTAALVGCGGSKAEQPAGDKDAANGEKETLIMATNAEFPPYEYHEGQNIVGIDAEIGAAIAEKLGYNFQIDDMAFDSIIPAVTSGKASFGMAGMTVTPDRLESVDFSDSYATGIQVVIVKEDSTITSVDDLLKEGAKHSVGVQTGTTGDIYASDDIEGKGLGTIERYNKGADAVQSLATGKIDCVIIDKEPAKAFVEANQGLKILDTEYAVEDYAICFAKDSELTEKVNGALKELVADGTVQKIIDKYIKAE; the protein is encoded by the coding sequence ATGAAAAAATTTTTGAAAGGTATTTTGGCAACAACAATGGTGTTTGCAATGACAGCTGCATTGGTTGGCTGTGGAGGTTCTAAAGCAGAGCAACCTGCAGGAGATAAAGATGCTGCAAATGGGGAAAAGGAAACTTTAATTATGGCAACGAACGCTGAGTTCCCTCCCTATGAATATCATGAAGGTCAGAACATTGTGGGTATTGATGCAGAAATCGGTGCTGCCATTGCTGAAAAGTTGGGCTACAATTTCCAGATTGATGATATGGCTTTTGATTCCATTATCCCTGCTGTTACAAGTGGCAAAGCAAGCTTTGGTATGGCTGGTATGACAGTAACACCTGATCGTCTTGAGAGTGTGGATTTCTCCGATTCTTATGCAACAGGCATTCAGGTTGTAATTGTTAAAGAAGATTCTACAATTACATCCGTTGATGATTTGCTTAAAGAAGGCGCAAAACATTCAGTTGGTGTTCAAACAGGTACAACCGGTGATATTTATGCTTCCGATGATATTGAAGGCAAAGGTCTTGGTACTATCGAACGTTATAATAAGGGCGCCGATGCAGTGCAGTCTTTAGCTACAGGTAAAATTGACTGTGTAATTATTGATAAAGAACCTGCTAAAGCATTTGTTGAAGCAAATCAAGGTTTAAAGATTCTTGACACAGAATATGCTGTAGAGGATTATGCAATCTGCTTCGCAAAGGATAGCGAATTGACTGAAAAAGTAAATGGCGCGTTGAAAGAGCTTGTTGCTGATGGTACAGTACAGAAGATTATTGATAAATATATCAAGGCTGAATAA
- a CDS encoding amino acid ABC transporter permease, with protein MAEWLEKMQAQFELNFITEDRWRYITDGLAVTLKVTFFAVILGIVIGVLIAIIRSTYDKNKKEMRPGFGKFILSVLNGLSQVYLTVIRGTPVVVQLMIMYYIIFASSNNKILVAVLAFGINSGAYVAEIVRSGIMSVDSGQFEAGRSLGFNYFQTMQYIIVPQAFKNVLPALANEFIVLLKETSVAGYVALQDVTKAGDIIRSRTFSPMMPLIGVALIYLVMVMFFTWLVGKLERRLRNSER; from the coding sequence ATGGCTGAATGGCTGGAAAAAATGCAAGCCCAATTTGAATTGAATTTCATTACCGAAGACCGTTGGCGTTATATAACCGATGGTCTGGCTGTAACGCTAAAGGTAACTTTTTTTGCCGTAATTCTGGGTATTGTGATTGGTGTACTTATTGCAATTATACGTTCCACATATGATAAAAACAAAAAAGAAATGCGTCCCGGTTTTGGGAAATTTATTTTAAGTGTGCTGAACGGTTTGAGTCAGGTCTATCTGACGGTTATCCGCGGTACACCTGTTGTTGTGCAGTTAATGATTATGTATTATATTATTTTCGCCTCTTCCAATAATAAGATATTGGTGGCTGTATTGGCGTTTGGTATCAACTCCGGTGCATATGTGGCAGAAATTGTGCGCAGTGGCATAATGTCTGTTGATTCCGGACAGTTTGAAGCTGGACGCAGCTTGGGTTTTAATTATTTTCAGACCATGCAGTATATTATCGTTCCCCAAGCCTTTAAAAATGTATTGCCTGCTTTGGCGAATGAGTTTATCGTTTTATTAAAAGAGACTTCCGTTGCCGGATATGTTGCATTACAAGATGTAACTAAGGCAGGGGATATTATCAGAAGCAGAACTTTTTCTCCTATGATGCCTTTAATTGGCGTGGCTCTTATTTATTTGGTTATGGTCATGTTCTTTACTTGGCTGGTAGGCAAGCTTGAAAGGAGGCTGAGAAACAGTGAGCGCTAA
- a CDS encoding amino acid ABC transporter ATP-binding protein has translation MSANTTLIKVENVQKYYNGGAIKALDGINTEIKKGEVVVVIGPSGSGKSTFLRCLNLLEVPTGGSIYFEDVDITDSKTNINIHRQRMGMVFQHFNLFPHMTILKNMIIAPMKLQRKSEAEATAIAMELLKRVGLEDRANAYPSQLSGGQKQRIAIVRALCMQPEVMLFDEPTSALDPEMVGEVLEVMKQLAKDNMTMVVVTHEMGFAKEVGTRVMFMADGKQVEEGSPKEIFEKPKSERLQTFLAKVL, from the coding sequence GTGAGCGCTAATACAACTTTGATTAAAGTAGAAAATGTTCAGAAATATTATAACGGCGGAGCAATAAAAGCTTTGGATGGTATTAATACCGAAATAAAAAAAGGCGAGGTCGTTGTTGTAATTGGACCCTCTGGTTCGGGCAAATCTACCTTTTTGCGTTGCCTAAATTTATTGGAAGTCCCAACAGGGGGAAGCATTTATTTTGAAGATGTGGACATTACTGATTCGAAAACCAACATCAACATTCATCGTCAACGCATGGGAATGGTTTTTCAGCATTTCAATCTGTTTCCTCATATGACGATACTAAAAAATATGATTATTGCACCCATGAAGCTGCAAAGGAAAAGCGAAGCCGAAGCTACAGCCATTGCCATGGAGCTTCTGAAAAGAGTTGGGTTGGAGGACCGTGCCAATGCTTACCCCTCTCAGCTTTCCGGCGGACAAAAACAGCGTATTGCTATTGTGCGAGCACTGTGTATGCAGCCTGAGGTTATGCTTTTTGATGAACCCACCTCGGCCTTAGACCCTGAAATGGTTGGTGAAGTTTTGGAAGTAATGAAACAACTGGCAAAGGATAATATGACCATGGTAGTCGTAACCCATGAAATGGGCTTTGCAAAGGAAGTTGGCACAAGGGTAATGTTTATGGCTGACGGAAAACAGGTGGAAGAGGGTTCCCCCAAAGAAATCTTTGAAAAACCCAAAAGTGAGCGTTTACAGACTTTTCTTGCGAAGGTGCTATAA
- a CDS encoding YbjQ family protein, with protein MILVNTDYITGKEFDMLGLVQGATIQSKHIGKDIGAGLKSIVGGELAGYTEMMIDARNIATERMIQMAEKLGADAVINVRFTTSAVTPGAAEVMAYGTAVKFK; from the coding sequence ATGATTTTAGTGAATACAGATTATATTACCGGTAAGGAGTTTGATATGCTTGGATTAGTTCAAGGTGCGACCATTCAGTCAAAGCATATTGGAAAGGACATTGGTGCCGGGTTAAAAAGCATTGTTGGTGGGGAGCTCGCCGGTTATACGGAAATGATGATAGATGCAAGAAATATTGCCACAGAGCGCATGATTCAAATGGCAGAAAAATTGGGTGCTGACGCAGTGATAAATGTGCGATTCACAACAAGTGCCGTTACACCAGGGGCCGCAGAAGTTATGGCATATGGAACTGCCGTGAAATTTAAATAA
- a CDS encoding CorA family divalent cation transporter, whose product MFITIEEGNYKICPFLEKNQGKNTEFLSISTYEEMEGRANTWGISMKILEEARRFGYAKYDSFENFDCISLEMPDFKKVMISFGSVIIYLEKGRAFFFTSQKERVMELLEESAKSLGEKISLNRIIYLFFEAQTREDYQVFDSLEKEIMDLEQALITSQKHNCVADIISLRKRLMFLKRYYEQYLNVLDILGENENSIFDGKTLRSFKMLNRRTERRFQSVLNLRDSVTQVRESYEAEVDISLNSTMKVFTVVTTIFLPLTLIVGWYGMNFTMPEYDWKYGYATVIIISILFIIGGIYFFKKNKWF is encoded by the coding sequence GTGTTTATAACAATTGAAGAGGGGAATTATAAAATCTGCCCGTTCTTAGAAAAAAATCAAGGGAAAAATACAGAATTTTTATCCATATCCACATATGAAGAGATGGAAGGCAGGGCAAATACTTGGGGTATTTCCATGAAAATTTTAGAAGAAGCCCGGCGCTTCGGCTATGCGAAATACGACTCATTTGAAAATTTTGATTGCATCAGCCTTGAAATGCCCGATTTCAAAAAAGTAATGATTAGTTTTGGTAGCGTAATTATTTATCTGGAAAAAGGGCGGGCTTTTTTCTTTACCTCTCAGAAAGAGCGTGTCATGGAGTTGCTGGAGGAAAGTGCAAAAAGTTTGGGAGAAAAAATTTCTCTTAACCGCATTATCTATTTATTCTTTGAGGCACAAACCAGAGAAGATTATCAGGTCTTTGATTCTTTGGAAAAAGAGATTATGGATTTGGAACAAGCACTAATCACCTCGCAAAAGCACAATTGTGTAGCCGATATTATCAGCCTTAGAAAAAGGCTGATGTTTCTAAAACGATATTATGAACAATATTTAAATGTTTTGGATATACTAGGAGAGAATGAAAACAGTATTTTTGACGGCAAAACGTTGCGTTCCTTCAAAATGCTAAATAGAAGAACGGAGAGAAGATTTCAAAGTGTCTTAAACTTACGAGATTCTGTTACCCAAGTGAGGGAATCTTATGAAGCAGAGGTGGATATCAGTTTAAACTCCACTATGAAGGTTTTCACTGTAGTGACAACGATCTTCCTGCCTTTGACCTTAATTGTAGGCTGGTATGGCATGAATTTTACTATGCCGGAGTATGATTGGAAGTACGGATATGCTACGGTAATCATCATTTCCATACTATTTATTATTGGAGGAATTTATTTTTTTAAGAAAAACAAATGGTTTTGA
- the thrS gene encoding threonine--tRNA ligase translates to MKITLKDGVVKEFEQAVSVLDIAKAISEGLARNACAGIVDGEIKDLRFVVEKDAEVSICTFEDEAGKMAFRHTTSHILAQAVKNLYPDTKLAIGPAIADGFYYDFDREKAFTPEELEEIEAEMKKIVKADLAIERFELPRGEAIQYMEERNEPYKVELIQDLPEDAIISFYKQGDFTDLCAGPHLMSTKYIKAIKLTSVAGAYWRGSEKNKMLSRIYGTSYPKASELEAYLTMMEEAKKRDHRKLGKELKLFALLDEGPGFPFFLPKGMIIKNTLLEYWREIHKEAGYVEVSTPIIMNQHLWENSGHWDHYKDNMYTTMIDEMNYCIKPMNCPGGMLVYKQDMHSYRELPMRVAEIGLVHRHEKSGALHGLMRVRCFNQDDAHIFMTEEQIKDEISGVIRLIDGVYRQFGFNYHIELSTRPENSMGSDEAWELATEGLRSALDENGISYIVNEGDGAFYGPKIDFHLEDSIGRTWQCGTIQLDMQMPERFDLEYMAADGSKKRPVMIHRVAFGSIERFIGILIEHFAGQFPTWLSPVQVKVLPISEKFADYAKQVADQLDAEGIRVETDYRAEKIGYKIREARNERVPYIIVVGEKDVEANKVSLRSRKNGDEGQVDLADVIARVKEEIKARSMN, encoded by the coding sequence ATGAAAATTACACTGAAAGATGGCGTTGTAAAAGAATTTGAACAAGCAGTATCTGTACTGGATATTGCAAAGGCAATCAGCGAAGGATTGGCAAGAAATGCATGTGCCGGCATTGTTGATGGAGAAATAAAGGATTTACGTTTTGTTGTAGAGAAAGATGCAGAAGTAAGCATCTGCACTTTTGAAGATGAGGCTGGTAAAATGGCATTCCGCCACACAACCTCTCATATTTTAGCCCAGGCTGTAAAGAATCTTTACCCTGATACAAAACTGGCTATTGGACCTGCCATTGCAGATGGGTTCTATTACGATTTTGACCGTGAAAAGGCATTTACACCTGAGGAATTGGAAGAAATTGAAGCTGAAATGAAAAAAATTGTAAAGGCTGATTTGGCAATTGAACGGTTTGAATTGCCCCGTGGAGAAGCTATTCAATATATGGAAGAGAGAAATGAGCCATATAAGGTTGAGCTGATTCAGGATTTACCTGAAGATGCAATTATTTCTTTCTATAAGCAGGGTGATTTTACAGATTTGTGTGCAGGCCCTCACTTAATGAGTACCAAATATATTAAAGCTATTAAATTGACTTCCGTAGCGGGTGCGTACTGGAGAGGCAGTGAGAAAAACAAAATGCTTTCTCGTATTTATGGCACTTCCTATCCAAAGGCATCCGAATTGGAAGCGTATTTGACAATGATGGAGGAAGCAAAGAAGCGTGACCACAGAAAACTTGGCAAGGAACTTAAGCTGTTTGCTCTGTTGGATGAAGGCCCTGGTTTCCCTTTCTTCCTGCCTAAAGGCATGATTATCAAAAATACTTTATTGGAATATTGGAGAGAGATTCATAAAGAGGCTGGCTATGTGGAGGTTTCAACACCTATCATTATGAATCAGCATTTGTGGGAAAATAGCGGTCATTGGGATCATTATAAGGACAACATGTATACCACAATGATTGATGAAATGAATTATTGCATTAAGCCAATGAACTGCCCCGGTGGTATGTTGGTTTATAAGCAGGATATGCATTCTTACAGAGAATTGCCTATGCGTGTTGCTGAAATCGGTTTGGTTCACAGACATGAAAAATCCGGTGCACTTCATGGTTTGATGCGTGTACGTTGCTTTAATCAGGATGATGCCCACATCTTTATGACAGAGGAACAAATTAAAGATGAAATCAGTGGCGTTATCCGTTTGATTGATGGGGTTTACCGTCAGTTTGGTTTCAATTATCATATTGAGCTTTCCACAAGACCTGAAAACAGCATGGGTTCTGATGAGGCTTGGGAATTGGCAACAGAGGGCTTAAGAAGCGCTTTGGATGAGAATGGAATTTCCTATATTGTAAATGAAGGCGATGGCGCATTCTACGGCCCTAAAATTGACTTCCATTTGGAAGATTCCATCGGTAGAACATGGCAGTGTGGCACAATCCAGCTGGATATGCAGATGCCTGAGCGTTTTGATTTGGAATACATGGCAGCAGATGGCAGCAAAAAGCGTCCTGTTATGATTCACCGTGTTGCTTTTGGTTCTATTGAACGTTTTATTGGTATTTTAATTGAGCATTTTGCAGGTCAGTTCCCTACTTGGCTTTCTCCTGTACAGGTAAAGGTTCTGCCTATTTCTGAAAAGTTTGCTGATTATGCAAAGCAGGTGGCAGATCAGTTAGATGCAGAGGGTATCCGTGTTGAAACTGATTATCGTGCAGAAAAAATTGGCTACAAAATAAGAGAAGCTAGAAATGAAAGAGTACCTTATATTATCGTTGTGGGCGAAAAGGATGTGGAAGCGAATAAGGTTTCCCTGCGCTCCAGAAAGAATGGCGATGAAGGACAGGTAGATTTGGCGGATGTTATCGCAAGAGTGAAAGAAGAAATTAAAGCAAGAAGTATGAACTAA
- the infC gene encoding translation initiation factor IF-3, protein MINEQIRDKEIRLIGEDGEQLGIVSSKDAQKLADEKKLDLVKIAPTAKPPVCRIMDYGKYKFDQAKKEKEARKKQKTVDVKELRLSPGIDTHDVQVKVKKANEFLKDGDKVKVSIRFRGREIGHSKAGMVILENFANETAEFGVVEKEPKMEGRSLVMFLAPKS, encoded by the coding sequence ATGATCAACGAGCAAATCAGAGACAAGGAAATTAGATTGATTGGTGAAGATGGGGAACAGTTGGGAATCGTGTCTTCTAAAGATGCACAGAAGCTGGCAGATGAAAAGAAGCTGGATCTGGTTAAAATTGCCCCAACTGCGAAGCCTCCGGTTTGTCGTATCATGGACTATGGAAAATATAAATTCGATCAGGCTAAGAAAGAAAAAGAAGCCAGAAAGAAACAAAAAACTGTAGACGTGAAAGAACTTCGTTTGTCTCCTGGTATCGATACTCATGACGTTCAGGTAAAGGTGAAAAAAGCGAATGAATTCCTGAAGGATGGGGATAAGGTAAAGGTAAGTATTCGTTTTAGAGGACGCGAAATTGGTCATTCCAAGGCGGGTATGGTCATTCTGGAGAACTTTGCAAACGAAACTGCAGAGTTTGGTGTGGTTGAAAAAGAACCCAAGATGGAAGGTAGAAGCTTAGTTATGTTCCTTGCACCAAAGAGCTGA
- the rpmI gene encoding 50S ribosomal protein L35 codes for MPKLKTKKAAAKRFRITGTGQLKRQKSNTQHILGKKSRKRKRNLRHATTVDKTVLNSIKKRLLPYA; via the coding sequence ATGCCTAAGTTGAAAACAAAAAAAGCAGCAGCGAAGAGATTCAGAATTACTGGCACAGGTCAGCTGAAAAGACAGAAATCCAATACACAGCATATTCTTGGCAAAAAGTCCAGAAAGAGAAAAAGAAACTTGAGACACGCTACAACTGTTGATAAAACTGTATTGAACAGCATCAAAAAGAGACTGTTACCATACGCATAA
- the rplT gene encoding 50S ribosomal protein L20: protein MARVKGALNARKRHKKVLKLARGYRGARSKQYRVAKQSVMKAMAFAFAGRKQTKREYRSLWITRINAAARLNDISYSKLIHGLKMADVNINRKMLADLAVSDPAAFTTLVATAKGKL from the coding sequence ATGGCAAGAGTGAAAGGCGCGTTAAACGCGAGAAAAAGACATAAAAAAGTATTGAAGCTGGCTAGAGGCTATCGTGGCGCTAGAAGCAAGCAGTACAGAGTTGCAAAGCAGTCTGTAATGAAAGCTATGGCATTTGCATTTGCCGGCAGAAAGCAGACCAAAAGAGAATACAGAAGCCTTTGGATCACAAGAATCAATGCAGCAGCAAGATTGAATGATATTTCTTACAGCAAGCTGATTCACGGTTTAAAAATGGCTGACGTTAACATCAATAGAAAGATGTTGGCTGATTTGGCTGTTTCCGATCCTGCTGCATTTACTACTTTGGTAGCTACAGCAAAAGGAAAACTGTAA
- a CDS encoding AEC family transporter: protein MEIVLTKAFGFLFMIGVGFGLKRGGLFSQKDTDLLSRLVMKITLPMVIISNFRTLSLDVSFLTDIALGFITNLMAISLVLLLTRKKQPSERAFFIINASGYNIGLCTLPFMQSFFAPDAVAVVCMFDVGNAIMVFGITFTIATLITKGKDNVSVKEIFKTLFSSMPFVAYLVMISLCSLKIQLPNIVFDLATMMGQANTFLAMILIGIMFEPKMKKSVLKDMGSVFVLRLVIACVFSFLIYHYLPGPLLHRQILSIIVFSPILSIAPIYTERCGYDRSAAAVLNSLMLPFSLIIMTILLIVLKLY from the coding sequence ATGGAAATCGTTTTAACAAAAGCTTTCGGGTTTTTGTTTATGATTGGCGTGGGATTTGGACTAAAGAGGGGCGGGTTATTTTCTCAAAAGGATACCGATCTTTTGTCTAGGTTGGTTATGAAAATTACTTTGCCAATGGTGATTATAAGTAATTTTAGAACCCTTAGCCTGGATGTTTCATTCCTAACGGACATTGCCTTAGGCTTTATTACAAATCTTATGGCAATTAGTTTGGTTCTGCTTCTTACCCGAAAAAAGCAACCCTCAGAGCGGGCGTTTTTTATTATTAATGCCTCCGGCTATAACATTGGTCTTTGTACGTTGCCCTTTATGCAGAGTTTTTTCGCTCCAGATGCAGTGGCTGTTGTTTGTATGTTTGATGTAGGTAACGCCATTATGGTTTTTGGAATTACCTTTACCATTGCGACCCTCATTACCAAAGGAAAAGATAATGTTAGCGTTAAAGAAATTTTCAAAACACTATTTTCGTCTATGCCCTTCGTTGCATATCTGGTTATGATTTCATTATGCAGCTTAAAAATTCAATTACCTAATATTGTATTTGACCTTGCAACCATGATGGGACAGGCAAATACATTTCTGGCAATGATATTAATTGGAATTATGTTTGAACCTAAAATGAAAAAAAGTGTTTTGAAGGATATGGGGAGTGTTTTTGTATTAAGACTTGTAATTGCATGCGTCTTTTCCTTTTTGATTTATCATTATTTACCAGGGCCTTTATTACATAGACAAATACTCTCGATTATAGTTTTTTCACCGATTCTAAGTATAGCGCCGATTTATACAGAACGCTGTGGTTACGATCGCTCAGCTGCTGCCGTTTTGAATTCTTTGATGCTCCCATTTAGTCTGATTATAATGACTATTTTATTGATTGTTTTAAAGCTGTACTAA